A genomic window from Hyla sarda isolate aHylSar1 chromosome 8, aHylSar1.hap1, whole genome shotgun sequence includes:
- the LOC130284196 gene encoding oncomodulin-like isoform X2, giving the protein MSSYLSDCNIDAALNECQEPGTFKAMKFFQTSEINKLTPPQVKEIFQLLDSNGDESLDKDDVSDFLKKFQSTARPLTGQETCNFFAEGDPNQDGKIGVNEFQDMVQKSAKE; this is encoded by the exons ATGTCTTCCTATCTCAGTGACTGCAATATCGATGCTGCTCTGAATGAGTGTCAAG AACCTGGGACCTTTAAGGCAATGAAATTCTTCCAGACCTCTGAGATTAATAAACTGACACCTCCACAAGTTAAGGAAATCTTTCAATTACTGGATAGTAATGGAGATGAAAGTTTGGATAAAGATGATGTTAG TGATTTCCTTAAAAAATTCCAATCAACAGCCAGACCGctaacaggtcaggaaacatgcAATTTCTTTGCTGAAGGTGATCCCAACCAAGATGGGAAAATTGGAGTCAATG AATTCCAAGACATGGTTCAAAAGTCAGCGAAGGAATGA